The Ogataea parapolymorpha DL-1 chromosome III, whole genome shotgun sequence nucleotide sequence GAATCGTGTTCGGGTGGTCTTCGTCGCGGCCGCCCCGGAACGGCCGGTCGTGCTGCGTCGCAGAAAACTGGTTCGTCTCCACCTTGCGCCCGTCCAGGAACTCGTACCGTGTGTTCACCACCTTGAGGAAGTACGAGTACACATGGTACTTGCGGCCGTCTCTGTGGGTCGTCGCATCCAGCGGGTGCGTCGTCTTGTAGTCGGCGACGCTGTGGTCGTCCAGGCCGAACGAGAAATGGTTGATTGTGTGGTCAAAGTTGAACTTGTTAGAGTGCATGTCGTATAGCGACAGGTCGTGCACGTGTTTTTCGTTGAAATTCATCGAGCTGCCCGGCGCAAAGTGCAGATTGCCCCCGATCCGCGCAATCTCGGCAGTTCCGCGCACACGGCACCCTTCGTCCAATCGCGCGTTGATTCTGTCCACGTAGCCCTCTTTTTCGCACTGCTCGATGTCCTTGCCGTCGTAGAATTTCCACGCATTGCGCGCGTACGCCTGCTTGACCGACTCGCACGAGTTGCAGCACACTTTCTGGTCCTGcggcagctcgtcgttgcGCGACTGGTCGGCCGCGCCGTAGCACGAGCCACAGTATGTCGGATCCGACGACGTGAGCGCAAACTCCTGGTTCACACGCATGTTCTCTTGCCCGATCTCGTTGCCCTGTCTGTCCAGACGGATCTTGCTGAACCCAGATGACAACAGGTCCAATTGCATGTCTCCCGACTGGTCCATGATGTCCATCGTAAGCAGGTCGCACGGCATGTTCTGGAAGCTGATGTCGAGGTTgatctcgagcttcttGTGGCGGTCGCGGTCCACCACCAGCTCGGGCCGGGTCACGATGCGCGAGTAGTCCGTGTACTCgttgatcagcagcagcagcgtcgtGAGAATGCACACAAGCGTCAGGATCCCGCCCGACGTCGTCTTGATGCGCGCGTCGTCGACGGTCTTGGAAAAGGCGTCAAACCGCAAAATGCTTGGTCCACGGCCCATAACAGAAAaattgctgaaaaattaattggaaaaaattattttatttatttctaCCTATCTTCTCATCATGTTGGCCAGGTTCTGGAACATGGCGCCCATGTCGGCCTGCTGGCCGccctgctgctgcatctgctgcatcGCGGTCATCATCTGCGCAAGCATGGCGTTCTGGTCCACGCCCGGCTGCCCCATGTTAGGCATTCCAGCCATGTTTGGCATGCCCATGTTGGGCATTCCCGCAGGCATTCCGTTGGGCATTCCCATGTTGATCGGGATGTTTCCCGGGTTCGACATCATAGGGTATCCTGTAGGAGGCGAATTCTGGAAACCAGCTGGCGGACTAGCCCCGACAATCGGCATACCGTCGGACTTGGGTCCGTTCTGAGTAGAATTTGTAGGCATTTTCTTGGAAatcgactttgacgacACGCCGGACCCGACCTCAATGTCCGGCTCCTCGATAAACAGCCCCGACTGCAGCGGCATGCCCCCCGTTCCTCCCCACTCGGCGGTCACTATCCATTTCTTGTCTGCGTCGGTCAGCCTGCTGATCGGAATCGTGCTCACGCCCGCCTGATAGTCGCAGCAGTCTCTTGGTCCAAAGCCGACTCCCCATCTGGCACGCAGTCCGGACGGATGGTGGCTCACGGAGAACGCCTGGATGACCGACTCGGCCTCCTGTCTCGAGTACACCTTGACAAAGGCGTGTTTTCTCTCGCTGTTCAAAATCACGCTCTGCACCTCTGCATACGGCCTCAGCTGCTGCGTCAGCGTCCTCTCGTCCATGGAGTGCGGCACACCGCCAATGAAAATGGTCCGTGAGTAAACCTTGATGTAGCCCTGTGGAATGGACGGATCGATGAACGGCTTGCGCTCGCGATAATGAGGAGTTCCCGGAATATTACGCTCATGGTCGCCGACCGGCTTGGATTCTCTCTTTGGCGAACGGGACCGCGGTCTTCTTCCGAGCGGGTTCGAGTCTCTTTCTCTATAGTTTTGTCTGTTTTGATTGGCAGAGACTGGCGGTTGCGGAGGAAGGCCGtactgctgctgttgctggtAATTAGGCTGTGCTCCAGAAATCTTGTTCAtgctctgcagcagctggaaaatggcatTTGGATCGGAACTGGAAGGCGCCGAGCCGGCTGGAGCAGCGGCCGTCCCGTTGGAAACAGGCTGCGCGGCAGGGGGAGGTGGGGGAGAAACCATCTTGGCCGAGCCAGAGCCGGAAGCGGGAGAAGGAGTCTTCTTTGCGAGGTTGGCCAGAGCTTGCAGCACAGAGGTCGGGTCTTtagacgacgacgaggaggctGAGGGAGCAGGAGGCTCGACAGTTGGTTCGACAGCAAACTTGACCCTTTTCTTAGGAGGAGTGCCTGGAGGAGTGGTGGTACGGAAATACTTATCTTTGATGGatgaaattattttcttgtCAAAAGTGTCTCCCTTGTCCCAGATTTCTACGAGTTTACcgatcttctccttgataTCGTCGTTGGAAACGGGCACAGCGTCATCCACCAGGTTCTCGATCAACGACTGGATCTTGTACACGGCAGAGTTGGCTGTTCCTTCTGGAGAAGACTCAGTAATTTCTGTAGTATCTGACTTGGAGATCTGGTCGATCAGTCCTCTCACAATCGCGTCGACAACGTACAGGGCTCCCAACTTGTGTGTGGCAGGCGTGGCTTTACAACACGAATACAGCTTAGACACAAGTTTGGACTCTTCGGACACGTTGTTGAGGAATATTTCTTTTAGTTTCTTGATTCTCGACCCAGACACTCCTGGAGCTTTTAGTCCCGGTAACTCTTTTAATATCGTTTCAAATTCTTCGACAGACATAGGTACAAATACAAATTACTCTTAGGAAGAACAACAGTACAATCCCAAACAGAAAAATTTGCCCCTCTGGAACACGTTTTATCCTGTGCGAGCATGGGCGGTGCACGACCATTCACAAAAGCTCGTGCGATTAATCAgtaaaaataaaataaaataaattaattagTCTATGTCCAATTTGCATTACGGCCCTAAGCtgcggcagctgctgctgaagctGGAATCTGATCGCGACCGCGGACCGCCTGCTGGCAATGAGCGGCTGTCAAAACTCGCTTTTCTCGGGCTTCTAGTGGTCAAAAACGCCAAACAACGACGCAGAAGCTCTACAAGCTCGCTTTCCAGCAGTCCTACGCTCTATTCGCCCAATCAACGCAGTCGAACAAACAGCGGCACATTAACCGGGCCGCTTTTCGCCCTTCGAACTCAGCCACAACGCTCGTGGCAGGATAAATATAACAGTTTCGAAACAGGGTTGCTGGCCAACCTTGAGTCGATGGTTTCGCTTTTCGACAACTTCACCATGTTCCAGAAtattttgagcaaatcaCGGTTTGCGTCCAAGTTTCGCGGAGTGGAGACGCTTCTCAAAAACCTATCCAAGGTGTATTTCGTCATCATTTTGATAAACCTAAAAAACCTCATAGTCAAGCTTATTAAGCTTAACAAACTGATCCGAATATTGGAGTTGGAAGCGGAAATGCTTTCGCGCAACGGCAAGAACGTGCTGTTGCCCGAAGCCGCGTCACAGGATCGCGAAaagctcgtttttctgtACACAGAGAAGTTCCGGACGTATCTGGAGCTGATTGGCTACGCAAACgagctggttctggatctgACGCTGGTTTATTCCAAAATACGGCTGCcgaagctggtggagcGGCTCGTGAGCCTGGTCAGCTGGATCATCGGCGTTTACCGGCTAAGTAAGGACGAGGCAGAAGAGGCCAGGACAGAGGAACAAATCGCGGCGATGCAGAAACAGTATTTATAACAATTTGATTCACTATCATATAAAGTGTCTGTATAATGCTAATAGGATTTCCATTAATTATCTGCGGCTCGTTCGCCCCGATTGGACTTGATCATCCAACTGAAAAAACGACTGGCCCCGGTGGCTCCGCTTTTTTTAGAATCGTAATTAGAAAAATTGATAAAGCTCGTGCTTCGGCTTTTGGAGTGTTTTTTGAGCGGCCCGTTTTTCGAGAGCCGGGCCAACGCCGGCTTGGGCTGGGGCTCCACCACCTCGATCATGGGGCCCGGCTCGCCAATGACGTCTTCAGTCAAGGTCTGGTCGTCGAAAAGCAGAGTCGACTCGTTGGCGTGTGCGTATTCGTGGAGACCGAAAACCTCGTCGGTAGTCTTCTCGATGATGGAGGCCTTGTGTGGCGTGGACCTCATGGACAGCAGTGACGATTTGCGCCGGTGGTGGAACTTGGACGACAGAGTGCTGAACAACGAGTTCGACCGCTTGTGGGCCTCCATCTTGTTCTCTGTCACgggctcgtccagcttAGCAGCGCTCTGGTTCGACATGGAGGCGGTGTAGCCGTGGTCTCTGTGGAACGACTTGGGAATCTCGTAGACGATAGGCTCGAACTGGAACGGGTTTTTTTGGGGCGGGGTCTGGTATCTGAGGTTGCGGATCGGAGAGCGCGACTTGGACACGCCGCGGAAGGCTGAGGAaggcgacgacgacgaggagggcGCCATCAGACAAGGCTTACGGCCAAACCTGTCAGAATCTGCCGTTGCCGTACTGGATGGTGTGGACGCGGCCTGGGTAttgattttctgctgcGAATTGTAATAGGACTGGTATCTCACCTTGCCCCGCAGGCTGGAGACGCTTGGCGTGTTGATATTTGCTAGGCTTTTGTGCAGCGAATTATTGGAACTCTGCGAGTTGAGCGAGTTGGACGAGCAGTTAtcgttgagcagcactCCTGCCGGCAGCGGCGTGCCCTTGCCGGAGTTGGTTGACGACAGCTCGGAGTTCTGGGTGGGGATTTTGGTGAGCAGCTGTTCGGagtcctcaaagtcctccTCTGTGATCTCCTCTGCGATGGCGACGTCAttcttctttggcgagCACAGCAGCGAGTGTTTGGGTATGTGGAAGCTCTCCAGTTCCGGAGCGGACATGgttctgctgctttttctggcgGGCGCGCGTGAGCTCATGAACACGTCATCGAGATCGATCATCGCGCGCGGCACACTCGAGCCGGACTCGAACTTGGTGTCCTCCGTGATAAAGTACCGCGTGCGGGCGTCCTCGTGGGCGGACGCCGGTGTCGAGGTGAGCAAAATTTTCTGTCTACTGGACAACGTGGAGTCCTCGGCtgcgagctggacaagcGGGCTTTTCACGGGAGAGCCGCAGAACGAGCCGGAGAGCGAGCAGGAGGTAGATCCGGGGACAGACTTGGACATCATGGGGGGCAAAAGTCCAAACTCCTGGACGTCAAAGTCACCAGAGATAGCTGCGGAACGACGGTGCCGGTGGCCGCGTCTTGGCGGCGGCTGGAGGCCGTTCTGCGGGCCTGTGGGGGATGGGGGGTGAGCTCATGGATGGGCCATAAGCGTAGGGAGTGGAAACGAGCGACTGAGGAAAAGACGGAAAAGCAATTTAGTAAATAAAGttttctccttctggcTCTAACCGGGAAAAcaaagaggaaaaaaaagaaaatttACAGGTCGCAGCTGGCTACAATTTTCCTGTACAGAAGAAGATACGATCTAATAACGTCACAAAAAAGCACAATAGCGTGCAGGGGAATATGGCACAGATCTACACGGGACGCGTACTGTATGGGGCAGCCACAGAACATTTTGCCTGAAGCAGGCAATAGGGCGTCTGAGTTGGAGCAGCGCGTGTTTCGAATAGGATGCCAGCCCGCTTGGGACGCTGCCTAGTGTGGCGCGCGTTTCCAGATCCACGTAGCTTCTGAAACACCGACCGCAATATAAATATATGCACGGCTCGTAATTCCGGTGCCAATTTTGAAGGGCAGAGATAAATATGCTGCACCAGCATTGCCTCTGGGCCTTGTACTGATAAAACCGAAACGGTAACCCGGATGAAACGGGTCTGGGACTACGGTCCTCCAGAGACCAGAAATTCGGGACAGGTCGTAGATCGTATGCCGGAAACGGCAGGGCTTTCTCAATCACCACTACCTCCTACGCGTCAAGCGGGGCGCTAATTAAGCTTAATTCGTGCTTACGTAATACAGCGACATACATAAAGTTACTGCTCGATGTTTTTAGACAGCTCGGCCAGCACGTCGAGGCCTTTGCGtttcttgtttttggtCGTCCACGCAGGTGACCCGTGATAGACGCCACCAGGGCCCACCTGCGCCTCTATCTGCTTGAACTTAGCGGCCAGGGCGGTTTGCAGTTGCTGGCTGTTGAAGTTGTTGACGGGGACGTATCCGGCAGCCTGTGTCTTTGGCGCCGGCTTGGCCGTCCGTGCAGGCGGCTTCGCAGCGATTGCCGCCGCCCACGGCTGTCTGGGCTGCGTTTTCGTCTGGGCAGAAGACATGCTAGTGGATTGgagcagtttttcgagctcgaaaattACACGAATATTTTTCCATTAACTGGTGCAAAGATGTAATGACGGTGTCATTGAATCTATTTAGGCAGAGAAAGACAAGGACAATCCGAGCTTGTGAGCAGACTCACCAAGCTTGAGAGTATCGAAGGCACCTCCGAGGCCGAGCTTGACGCCTGGTCTGAGGTCCTGCGAGTAGGCCAAGGCAAGCAGACCGGAGTCCGtgatcttggccttgacGAACGAGGTAGCGTCGAGGCTGTACTTAGTGGCCACCTCAATGGCCACAGGGTTGGAGCCAGCAGCACTCTTGGAGTCAAAAGTACCCTTCGTTCCGACCTCAAGGACTGGAGAGACCTTGTGGTAGTAGCCGGCAGCAAAGACGGAGAGGTTGTTGGCAGCAGTCAGGGAGACAGCGTAGGATGGGGCCTTGTAGCCGACGGCGGCAGAGTAGCCAGTCAAGGTGGCAGACTTGACGTCGTACGACAGAGAGGCACCAGTGGTGAaaccttcttggccaacCGTCAGGTCACCGTTGAAGACTGGGCCCTTGAGCAGGTCAACAAACGCACGGGCGTTAATGGATTGCTGGGCAAAGTACAGGTTCAGCTTGACCGATCTGTTTCCGCCTGGCACGGCACTGGTGACCAGCTCGGACTTAAGgcctggagaaagagcgtCGGCAAGCTCAATCTTGGTGTCCAAGGCATTGGCAGTGTTCCAGCCCTGGGTCAATGTCAGGCCAGTGCTCTTGTCAGCGTATTTACCTTCCAAGGCGGCCGAGGTCTTACCACCGGAAACGTTACCCTTGGTGCTGAAAGTGACACCGTTTGGAGCCACAGTTTTCAGGTCCAGGGCAACAGGAGTGTAGTGGTAGAAGTCCTTGCCGAGGATGTCATTGGTTGGTTTAGCAATATCGGAGAATGCTGGAGGAGCCATTTTTAATAAAAGTTGGGAAATTAGCGAAAACAAATAATTATTGGATTTGCCTTAATTAGTGGTTCCACGGTCTCCCCGCCACGATTCAATTTGGTTGGACGGCTTGGGGGGGCAGGACCCGGGCACATGCACGCCGATCACGTGTATCCAACAATTTTTTCCCTTCCACCAGTActggtgcacggatgtCGATGATCTGTTTACATTTccgatttttttatttttttattaatatttttgtgtttttttccacaaaGTTCTGCTCACATGACTATCATCACGTTTTCTGCACAACATCTACTCCTCGCACCAGAGATTGTTGCACTTGCGTAATCTCGtttctttttcagcagataTATGCGGCACGACTCTCGAAGAACAACAACTCAAGGGTCTCTAGTCGTCTCAGGGGAGCAAACAACGCCGGTGGCAGTGTTGTTGTAGCTCTGTTGTTGCAGCCCTGTGTTTGCGTCCGTGTATGCCAAAACTCCTCTTCCAATCCCTGTTCCCGAGCTCTGCCGTCCACTTTAGTTTTATCAGTGTCTCTCGTGCGGCTATTGTTTTTTTAGTGGTCAAAAATTTTTGGTATTTCCAAATTTCTCTCATTTCTCGATGCTTCAACTACTTCCTCGAGCGGTTTGGGAAGACGCCAATCTGTACGACGGTGCCACCGTGATCACCCTCATTACGGGCACATGTCTCGTGCTCGTCATGTGCTTCGGTCTGGCTTACCTCTACTCTGGCCTTGCCAGGAGAAAATCGGCTTTGCACATGATCTTCATCACCTTCGCAGCCATTTGCATTGCCCAATTCCAGTGGTATTTCTGGGGATACTCGTTGGCGTTCTCTTCATCTGCCAGCAACAAATTCATTGGTAATTTGCACAACTTTGGATACCAGAACCTCGGCGTTTTGACCACCCTCGGAGACGACGAGAAAGGGTACCCCGAGATGGCCTTTGCCAACTTCCAGGGcatgttttccaccatcaCCATTTGCATTTTGCTGGGATCTGTCTGCGAGCGCGGCCGCGTGCTTCCGGCCATGGTTTtctcgtttttctggctcACTCTCGTGTACTGTCCCGTGGCGTATTGGGTCTGGGGTCCTGACGGCTGGGCTTTGGACTGGGGGGTGCTGGATTACGCCGGTGGCGGCCCTGTGGAGATTCTGTCCGGATTCGGCGGCTTTGTGGTCTCCTACTTCCTTGGCGAGAGAAGACAGCATTTAATGGTCAATTACAGACCGCACAACGTGTCGCTGATCACCATCGGCACGGCGATGCTGTGGTTCGGATGGCTGGGATTCAATGGGCTCACGTGCATCAAGCCTTCGTACAAGTCGATATACGCCATTATGAACTCCAACTTGTGCGCTGCGTTTGGAGGAATCACCTGGTGTCTGCTAGATTTCCGGATCAACCACCACTTCTCGACGGTGGGGCTGTGTTCTGGTATCATTTCCGGCCTTGTGGCTGCAACGCCTTCGTCGGGTTGCATCCCACTGTGGGCGTCGGTGGTTTTGGGGGTGGTCACCGGAGTGGTGTGCAACTATTCGACCAAGCTCAAGGTGTGGCTTAAAGTGGACGACAGTCTGGATGTGATGGCCGAGCACGGTGTTGCGGGTGTTCTGGGACTGATTGTTGGTAATGCGTTCTTCGCGTCGTCGGAAGTGATTGGATACGACGGATACACAGACCATCCGGGCGGCTGGTACGACCAGAACTGGAAACAGATGTACAAGCAGCTGGCTTACGTGGGGGCCGTGACTGGATACTGCGTGGCAGTGACGGCGATTATCTGCTTTGTGTTGAACCGTGTTCCCGGGCTCAAGATGCGCGCGAGCGAGGAGGGCGAGCAAAATGGAatggacgaggaccagaTCGGCGAGTTTGCGTACGACTACGTCGAGGTGAGACGCAACTTCTTCGACCTCAACCTCAGCAAGCTGACTCCGGTCAACGGTGAGCTTGTGCGCGAGGTGGCCCAGGAGTCGCTCTCCGACCAGCCCGcagagaagaagaacgagGATAGCAACAGTTCATAGACTTAGCAATGCATGTTTTCTCTAATCGCACCGCACAAATTCCGGCCTGCGCTCCGggtcgatcttgatgatGGGCTTGAACGTCTCGATGAACTCGAGGTCGCCCTCGCCCTTTTCGCGCGCAAACTTGGCGTACTCGTCAAAAGTGCCGCTCAGACTCCACCCTTGCAGAAATTTCCGGATCAACCCCACAAGAACCCCCACCCTATGTTTCCCCTTGTTAGAGTGGATCAGGATCGGGTAATTCTCCCTATTAGCCACGAGATTCAGCACCGTGTTCAAGgccacctcgtcgttgaacaTGTGCGACGTCCCGAACGTCGAGGGCGGCTTCATCTTGAAAAACCGGAAACTGATCGTCTTCTCGCCCGCATGGCCGGCTATCCACTTGTAGTAGTCGTAATTGTCCGTCTTGTCCCCAATGTAAATGATCGTCTTCAAATTCAAAGTGTCCAGGAACTCAAAGTTGATGGGCTGCGGATGGCCCGACCGGTACAAGTCCGACTCGACCGTCGCGAAGTTGATCGGCGGCACGTACCGCGGCCGGTCgtccttgatcttgagcgCTGTGTAGGCGTGACGTCGAGTCATCTGCTGGAGGTCGTCGATTTTGGCACGGCCCATGTTTCCGgcaagctcgtcgtcggcaAATTCACCAACGAGGTCCGACTGCGTGCGCTGCAGGTTCTTGCGCACGTCGTACTGTCGCAGCTGGTCCAATATCTGGTCACCTTGTGATAGCATGAATGAATTGGTGCAAAGATGTAAATTTTCTCGTTTTAATTTCCCTATTTTTTCCTCACCGCTCGGTGCAAAGATGGAATTTCGAAGTTTTGTTTGTATTTTTAAGCCCTCTTTCCCATACCGACACCAAGTTACAAATCGCAGGCCAATCAAGCAGATTAAGAGCCTGTTTATACGTTTCTTAGCTTACTATTCCAAGCCAGCTTGATATTGAGCAGTCGTGTCACGTCGTGGCGTCTTTCGCTTGAAATTAGTATTCCTCTTTAATGGCTACAAACATAACCTGGCTTGCAATCACAGCGTTATTGCTTTGGCCCGCGCTGTGCTCGGCCCTCAGCATCCCGAAACCGTCGTGGAGACTCCCCTGGGGCAGAGACTACTACAAAGACGGAGACAAGGTGGATCTCCTTGTCAACACAGTGGAGTCTGAAAACACGCAGCTGCCATATGCCTACTACAAGCTCCCGTTTGTGTGTCCTCCAACACAGAATGCACGGCCGGTGCATCTCTCTTTGGGAGAGGTGCTGAATGGAGACCGGATCTGGCAATCGGACTACCACCTCACCTTCGGCCAGGACGAGCCGTGTGCGCGATTGTGCGACAGGGTGATCAAACAGAACGCGATCAAGCGCgcagacgagctgatcaaaaacgaGTACATGGTGGAGTGGCGGATCGACGGCCTGCCAGGCGCCACCACTTTCATCAAGCCCAAGACAGGCAAACAGAACGCTGAAAAATACTATGTCGCCGGGTTCCCGTTGGGGTTCGTGCAGAACGGCGTCAGCTACCTCCACAACCATGTGATGATCGTGGTGAGATGGCACAAAGAGAACGGCAACCCGGACAAGAAGACCATTGTCGGGTTCGAGGTGTACCCTAAATCGGTCTCTGACTTCCATTGTCCGGGAGCATCCAGAGACTACGCAAACTTCGCCATCATCCCGGGAGCCAAAGACAGGCTAGTCGTGCCGTTCACGTATTCGGTCTACTGGAGAGAAGAGGTGGACGTCACATACGAAAACAGATGGAAAATGTACAGAACCCCGGGTGGAGCGGCCAACGACAGCAAGATGCACTGGTTTGCACTGGTCAACTCGCTACTCGTGGTATCTCTTCTCTCGCTGGCGGTGTCTGTTGTATTTGTCAGAACACTAAACAGCGACTTCAAGATTAGAAGAGACACTTTCACAGAGAAACTTGACTCACTAGTTGGGTCTTTGCCTGAAACCCGCGACGGACCGAAGTCGGGCTGGAGAGCTTTGGCTAGCGACGTTTTCGTGCAACCAAGCATGCCGGTGATCCTCAGTATTCTTGGAGGTTCCGGTGTGCAGTTGTCTCTCACTATGTTTGGAGTTTCCATTTTGTGCACTGCCGGAATATCTGGCCCCAACAACACCATCTTGACAAGTGCCATTGCCACGTTTGTGATTGCAGGCTTCTTCTCTGGGTTTGCAGGCGTCCAATTCTACAGAACCTTCACACACAGGCAGGTTGCCTCCTGGAGAACAGTCTCTTTCCTCTCGGGTAGTTTGTTTACAGCATTAGTCCTCATCATTCTCTTCATTTTGAATTTCATCATCTGGGCCAAGGACTCCTCGTTGGCTTTGCCCTTTGGCACTATCATGGCATTAATATTCATCTATGTTCTTTTGCAGATACCCATTTCTTTGTTTGGAGGCTTCATCTCCAACAGACTcgaccttcttggccttttgatcaaaaacaagccACGGGTCGCTGAGAGATACACAGAGACCAAGAGAGCCATACCAAAACAACCGTTCTACAACAAACTCAAGTTCTCGCTCCCACTGTTTGGCCTGTTCCCCTTTGGAATTATTTTCGTCGAGCTGGTGTTCCTGTTCAAGTCGCTATGGGTGGAAAAACTGTCCTTCTACTACATGTATGGTTTCCTGTCGTTCACGGCGTTCCTGCTGTACGTGGTGGTGATAGAGATCAGTATAATCTCCACCTACCTACGCCTGAATTCTGGCGACTACTACAACTGGCAATGGAAGTCGTTTGTGACGAGCGCCGGCTCGATCTTCATCTACCTAATGGGCTACTCTGTCTACTACCTTATCTTCCGAATGAAGGTCGTTGACGTTGTGTCGCCAATCATCTACCTGGTGTACGCAACGATCATGGATCTCATTCTCGGCGTTTCTTGCGGTGCGATCGGGCTGCTGGCCTCGACGTTCTTCGTGTACAAGATTTATTCGTGAATGTTTTATTTTATAGACACTGATTCAGACTCTGGCTTAGCTAAGCACACAAAGCTGTTTTTTTATCactcttttttttccccgATTTTATTTCGTGTAACGCGTCTGCTATGCCAATTCTTGAAAACTCGTCTTCGCCGCCGGCTTCGTCGCCGTTGCCGTCGTCCCAGGTGAACGCCGATGCATCCCCGCCAGGTGACGAAGTTTCGCTGAAAAACTATAAGCCCTCGTCTGCAGACATGGCGTACTACTACGAGCACTTTCTGCCCTTCAAATCCATCTATCTATGGCTGAATCACTCACAGGCCGCGCAGGCAGACTTCACGATGCGCGAATTTGCGTTTGAATACAAATCGGGCGCGTACCAACGGTACAACTCCTTCCACTCGGCCACCGAGTTCAAGCAGTCTGTGGTCAAAGCCCAACCGACGCGGTTTGAGGTCGGAGCCGTGTACCCTGTG carries:
- a CDS encoding putative secreted protein, producing the protein MMSKSVPGSTSCSLSGSFCGSPVKSPLVQLAAEDSTLSSRQKILLTSTPASAHEDARTRYFITEDTKFESGSSVPRAMIDLDDVFMSSRAPARKSSRTMSAPELESFHIPKHSLLCSPKKNDVAIAEEITEEDFEDSEQLLTKIPTQNSELSSTNSGKGTPLPAGVLLNDNCSSNSLNSQSSNNSLHKSLANINTPSVSSLRGKVRYQSYYNSQQKINTQAASTPSSTATADSDRFGRKPCLMAPSSSSSPSSAFRGVSKSRSPIRNLRYQTPPQKNPFQFEPIVYEIPKSFHRDHGYTASMSNQSAAKLDEPVTENKMEAHKRSNSLFSTLSSKFHHRRKSSLLSMRSTPHKASIIEKTTDEVFGLHEYAHANESTLLFDDQTLTEDVIGEPGPMIEVVEPQPKPALARLSKNGPLKKHSKSRSTSFINFSNYDSKKSGATGASRFFSWMIKSNRGERAADN
- a CDS encoding Protein NRD1: MSVEEFETILKELPGLKAPGVSGSRIKKLKEIFLNNVSEESKLVSKLYSCCKATPATHKLGALYVVDAIVRGLIDQISKSDTTEITESSPEGTANSAVYKIQSLIENLVDDAVPVSNDDIKEKIGKLVEIWDKGDTFDKKIISSIKDKYFRTTTPPGTPPKKRVKFAVEPTVEPPAPSASSSSSKDPTSVLQALANLAKKTPSPASGSGSAKMVSPPPPPAAQPVSNGTAAAPAGSAPSSSDPNAIFQLLQSMNKISGAQPNYQQQQQYGLPPQPPVSANQNRQNYRERDSNPLGRRPRSRSPKRESKPVGDHERNIPGTPHYRERKPFIDPSIPQGYIKVYSRTIFIGGVPHSMDERTLTQQLRPYAEVQSVILNSERKHAFVKVYSRQEAESVIQAFSVSHHPSGLRARWGVGFGPRDCCDYQAGVSTIPISRLTDADKKWIVTAEWGGTGGMPLQSGLFIEEPDIEVGSGVSSKSISKKMPTNSTQNGPKSDGMPIVGASPPAGFQNSPPTGYPMMSNPGNIPINMGMPNGMPAGMPNMGMPNMAGMPNMGQPGVDQNAMLAQMMTAMQQMQQQGGQQADMGAMFQNLANMMRR
- a CDS encoding Mitochondrial outer membrane protein porin; protein product: MAPPAFSDIAKPTNDILGKDFYHYTPVALDLKTVAPNGVTFSTKGNVSGGKTSAALEGKYADKSTGLTLTQGWNTANALDTKIELADALSPGLKSELVTSAVPGGNRSVKLNLYFAQQSINARAFVDLLKGPVFNGDLTVGQEGFTTGASLSYDVKSATLTGYSAAVGYKAPSYAVSLTAANNLSVFAAGYYHKVSPVLEVGTKGTFDSKSAAGSNPVAIEVATKYSLDATSFVKAKITDSGLLALAYSQDLRPGVKLGLGGAFDTLKLGESAHKLGLSLSFSA
- a CDS encoding ER-derived vesicles protein ERV46, producing the protein MGRGPSILRFDAFSKTVDDARIKTTSGGILTLVCILTTLLLLINEYTDYSRIVTRPELVVDRDRHKKLEINLDISFQNMPCDLLTMDIMDQSGDMQLDLLSSGFSKIRLDRQGNEIGQENMRVNQEFALTSSDPTYCGSCYGAADQSRNDELPQDQKVCCNSCESVKQAYARNAWKFYDGKDIEQCEKEGYVDRINARLDEGCRVRGTAEIARIGGNLHFAPGSSMNFNEKHVHDLSLYDMHSNKFNFDHTINHFSFGLDDHSVADYKTTHPLDATTHRDGRKYHVYSYFLKVVNTRYEFLDGRKVETNQFSATQHDRPFRGGRDEDHPNTIHAQGGLPGVFFHFEISPLKIINREQYNKTWSAFALGACAAISGVLTVFTLLDRTIWAANRMLKDKKDT
- a CDS encoding tyrosine phosphatase, with product MLSQGDQILDQLRQYDVRKNLQRTQSDLVGEFADDELAGNMGRAKIDDLQQMTRRHAYTALKIKDDRPRYVPPINFATVESDLYRSGHPQPINFEFLDTLNLKTIIYIGDKTDNYDYYKWIAGHAGEKTISFRFFKMKPPSTFGTSHMFNDEVALNTVLNLVANRENYPILIHSNKGKHRVGVLVGLIRKFLQGWSLSGTFDEYAKFAREKGEGDLEFIETFKPIIKIDPERRPEFVRCD
- a CDS encoding Ammonium transporter MEP1 translates to MLQLLPRAVWEDANLYDGATVITLITGTCLVLVMCFGLAYLYSGLARRKSALHMIFITFAAICIAQFQWYFWGYSLAFSSSASNKFIGNLHNFGYQNLGVLTTLGDDEKGYPEMAFANFQGMFSTITICILLGSVCERGRVLPAMVFSFFWLTLVYCPVAYWVWGPDGWALDWGVLDYAGGGPVEILSGFGGFVVSYFLGERRQHLMVNYRPHNVSLITIGTAMLWFGWLGFNGLTCIKPSYKSIYAIMNSNLCAAFGGITWCLLDFRINHHFSTVGLCSGIISGLVAATPSSGCIPLWASVVLGVVTGVVCNYSTKLKVWLKVDDSLDVMAEHGVAGVLGLIVGNAFFASSEVIGYDGYTDHPGGWYDQNWKQMYKQLAYVGAVTGYCVAVTAIICFVLNRVPGLKMRASEEGEQNGMDEDQIGEFAYDYVEVRRNFFDLNLSKLTPVNGELVREVAQESLSDQPAEKKNEDSNSS